Part of the Thermomicrobiales bacterium genome is shown below.
ATCTCCCGCTCCGAGTCAGTTGGTCGTATGCGAGATCCGAGGTGCGCCGCGGTAGCCGTGATCTGCGACAAGAATCGGTCACTCACGGATTTTGGGGTCGTCAAGGATCAGCAGTGCTATTGCGCCCAGTCGCGCTATTCAGGCAGCCTGTACATATCTCCACCGGCGAAATGGCCTCATCGACGCATTGCTGGCGCAACCAACCTGTAAGCCCGCGTAAGCAGCCAATATGCACAGGAAGGGTTATAGAGACTGTCCTGCGCGTATGCGCCTGTCCCTCCCTTTTCGGCGCTGGGCAACGGCGCTGTCGCCCCCTCTCACCCCTCCGGCGCAATGTTGTGATTGAACCGGAACAGGTTCTCCGGGTCCCAGACGGCCTTGATGGCGCGCAGGCGGGCGTGCGTGGCTGGAGGATAAGCGTCGAGAATGAGTTCCGGATCGTCTTGCTGGAGGAATCCGACGTAAGCTCCCATGCTTGCATCACGCATGGTCCGCCAGAGACCATCTGCCCAGGCGTGCTGAGGCATCGCATCCTGGGTCGGGTCCATCCAGGCGCAAATGATCGCGATATAGAGCCGATGGCTGCGATGTGCAAATGCGGTGGCATCCGACGCGACCTGCGCCATCGCTCCACCCAGACCGCGCAAGTGCACGAGGCTGAACGGTGACGGCGGGCTTTCGACGGCTGCCAGCCAGCTGTCGATGACGTCGTCGCCCACATCATTGGCGAACATCGAATGGACTGCGATCCCCAATCGTTGCTCCTGATATTGGGTTGACATGTAGATATCGGGATACGGCATCGGGCGCACCGTATCTGCCACCGGCGTCGCAAGTGCTCGCAGCGGTGCGAGCGCTCGCTGTCCTTCCTCGATGCTGCCGGTCCAGGTGACGATGATCATCAGCACCGGCCTGCCGATCCATTCGGCTGGGACGAATGGCGCAGGTGGCGCGGGCATGACGTTCCCGATCAACGTCAGATCGTCCGGCGCGGATGCGGCATAGTCGAGGAATCCGCGTACGACATCGCGACTCAATGGCAAAACCAGATCCCCACCCAGGATCTGGCCGACGGGCGCGAGACGCAGCTCGAGCTCAGTCACAATGCCGAAGTTGCCGCCACCGCCACGGATTGCCCAGAACAGGTCTGGGTTCTCGTTGGCACTGGCCGTGACGATTTCCCCTTTCGCTGTCACGACGCGCGCCGATAGCAGATTGTCGATCGTCAGGCCGTGCTTGCGCACCATGAATCCGATTCCGCCGCCGGTTGTCAATCCGCCCAACCCGACGCTCGCCGTATCGCCGGTAGAGAGCGCCAGACCGTGCTCGACAGCATGCTGACACAGCTCGCCTGACGTGAGACCGGCTTGGGCGCGAGCCGTCTGGGTTTCTGCGTCGATCGTGATCTGCTTCATGCGCGACAGGTCGATCACCAGCGCGTCGTCCACCATGCTGTGCCGCGAAACGCTATGCCCGCCACTTCGTATCGCTAGCGGAATTCCGGTCTCACCGACGAACTGCACCGTGATGGCGACATCTGCTTCATTCGTGGCACGAACTATCGCCAACGGTCGTGCGTCGTTGGTTAAGTCGTGCGTCTGCCGTACGTCGTCATAGCTCGGAGACGATCTCGTTATGAGCTCGCCATTGATTCGTTGACGAAGCTGCTCAAGCTGGATGTCGATGTTTGTGGCCGGGACTTTGGCGGCTGCGGTTGAGAAAGTCAATCTGTTCCCCAATTTCTGCATAGTGCGCATGCACCCATGACGTCGTCCTTCGACGTCGCTGGGATTGCCTCATTGGATAGTCGTCATTATGGATTGCTGCAGCTCAGATCAACAGACACAGTACTCGTACATTCCTCGTACAGTTCGTCCTGCAAGAGGGCCGAAGCAGCCACGGACAGCCGAGTGTGTCATCGACGTGTGAGCCGTCCGATTGGCATGTCGACCAAAACGACAATACCGTACCGTTGGGCTGACACGGGTTGCATGTGTCGGTGTCGTTCCTCGATAGCCGCATCACCCCCATCTCCTGATACCATCCCTCCATACCGCGCCCACCCGGGTGAGGCGCTGCGGATGGGATGAGCAGGGAGCGCATGAGCGTCAGGTCGCCGATGAAGCCGTGCCCGTATTGCGGGCGTCCGATCTTTGCTGTGGCGCTCAAGTGCCGCTATTGCGGCGAGTGGATGCCGGAGGGCTTCGCCGACGAGCCGGCTGCCCCGCCGACGCCCGCCGCACCAGCCACGCCGCAGCCGGTCGCGCTCGCGCAGCTGGGTCAGCGCGGCATCGCCTGGCTGATCGATCTTGTCGTCATCACGCTCATCGCGCTGATCCCCGCGTCGTACTTTCTGCCCACCGAAGGCGATCCATCCGTTCAGGAGATCACCGAGAACGGCGGCGTCGTCGCGGTCATGTTCGCCATCTATATCCTCTATCCGCTCATCATGGAATCGCGCTGGGGTGCAACTATTGGCAAGCTCATCGTCGGACTGCGCGTCGTGAACCTCGACGGTACGCCGATCGGTCTGCGTGCCGCGCTGGTGCGCTCATTGCTCCGTCTGGTCGATGGCATGTTCGTCGG
Proteins encoded:
- a CDS encoding RDD family protein, giving the protein MSVRSPMKPCPYCGRPIFAVALKCRYCGEWMPEGFADEPAAPPTPAAPATPQPVALAQLGQRGIAWLIDLVVITLIALIPASYFLPTEGDPSVQEITENGGVVAVMFAIYILYPLIMESRWGATIGKLIVGLRVVNLDGTPIGLRAALVRSLLRLVDGMFVGVIGALAIQMSPRRQRLGDRAARTLVVHKSAVVARQPHQQ
- a CDS encoding FAD-binding oxidoreductase, which encodes MTFSTAAAKVPATNIDIQLEQLRQRINGELITRSSPSYDDVRQTHDLTNDARPLAIVRATNEADVAITVQFVGETGIPLAIRSGGHSVSRHSMVDDALVIDLSRMKQITIDAETQTARAQAGLTSGELCQHAVEHGLALSTGDTASVGLGGLTTGGGIGFMVRKHGLTIDNLLSARVVTAKGEIVTASANENPDLFWAIRGGGGNFGIVTELELRLAPVGQILGGDLVLPLSRDVVRGFLDYAASAPDDLTLIGNVMPAPPAPFVPAEWIGRPVLMIIVTWTGSIEEGQRALAPLRALATPVADTVRPMPYPDIYMSTQYQEQRLGIAVHSMFANDVGDDVIDSWLAAVESPPSPFSLVHLRGLGGAMAQVASDATAFAHRSHRLYIAIICAWMDPTQDAMPQHAWADGLWRTMRDASMGAYVGFLQQDDPELILDAYPPATHARLRAIKAVWDPENLFRFNHNIAPEG